A region of Verrucomicrobiota bacterium DNA encodes the following proteins:
- a CDS encoding HlyD family efflux transporter periplasmic adaptor subunit, with translation MKAESKTQSETDSPAVQSDPDRRPPKDCQVPSRWHSILVLTLADLDVVWRSWLCRGFLLASALITVLELKSLQAHQQAASQMLEVIYTTYIVVWMHGIVFIAGGALSREQDCLADGILSRGITRGEYMSGKLAARSLAILLLIGLVLLPSSFWAIRQDQLIRTEDGFVASHARNTRIEAWDPKKIFAEANGTIAEAPFKLGDSVRTGDALAQLDDRPLFDALENERRGEENARNDVTNARRRFEEAKRAVAQAEDAMTRAERALIGKDLMSKTEQADRETELRSRKRDLKNAQNQVGIAQDAIKTAERAVENAQARVRDARKRLGYATITAPISGYVTEVPVQIGQPVNVGTHLFTIARLDEYEVRVPIYKYEEFKRLKAGLPAYVKVEATEFTGAIERLSATTTPDRWGRDSNYAFVRFKGNGSLGLLGLNADVRLALPPPEERPTKVTTLFNALTGRGADDAKSRTASVTTGWMLIGFAKVVGCAAMLVTLTLLASALFRSALIAILSVIGLYHISNLLFDFAGLPDLSYLEMVRNMDKVLGGIASPVDELTSLAWLFGIATVFGIMAMSVFISRDPMR, from the coding sequence TTGAAAGCAGAGTCCAAAACACAGTCCGAGACCGATTCCCCGGCGGTCCAAAGCGATCCAGATCGCCGCCCGCCCAAGGACTGCCAGGTCCCGAGCCGCTGGCATTCCATCCTGGTTCTCACCCTGGCCGATCTGGACGTGGTGTGGCGGTCCTGGCTCTGCCGCGGGTTCTTGCTCGCCAGCGCATTGATTACCGTCCTCGAACTCAAGAGTCTCCAAGCGCATCAACAGGCCGCCAGTCAGATGCTCGAAGTGATTTACACGACTTACATCGTGGTGTGGATGCACGGCATCGTTTTCATTGCCGGCGGCGCGCTGTCGCGCGAGCAAGATTGCCTGGCCGACGGCATCCTCAGCCGCGGGATTACGCGCGGCGAATACATGAGCGGAAAACTCGCGGCGCGAAGCCTGGCCATTCTTCTTCTGATCGGGCTCGTCCTTTTGCCGTCCAGTTTCTGGGCCATTCGCCAGGACCAACTGATCCGCACCGAGGACGGTTTCGTCGCTTCCCACGCCCGCAACACCCGGATTGAAGCCTGGGATCCGAAAAAGATTTTTGCCGAGGCCAACGGCACCATTGCCGAAGCGCCGTTCAAGCTCGGCGATTCCGTCCGCACCGGAGACGCGCTGGCGCAACTCGACGACCGCCCGTTGTTCGACGCGCTCGAAAACGAGCGCCGCGGCGAGGAAAACGCGCGCAACGACGTCACGAACGCCCGCCGCCGATTCGAGGAAGCCAAACGTGCCGTGGCGCAGGCTGAAGATGCCATGACGCGCGCCGAGCGCGCGTTGATCGGCAAGGATCTCATGAGCAAGACCGAGCAAGCCGACCGCGAGACCGAGCTGCGTTCGCGCAAACGCGATCTGAAAAACGCGCAGAATCAGGTCGGCATTGCCCAGGACGCAATCAAGACCGCCGAGCGCGCCGTCGAGAATGCGCAAGCGCGTGTGCGCGACGCCCGCAAACGCCTGGGTTATGCCACGATCACGGCGCCGATTTCGGGTTATGTGACGGAAGTTCCGGTGCAGATCGGACAGCCTGTGAACGTGGGCACGCACCTGTTCACCATCGCCCGGCTGGACGAATACGAAGTGCGTGTGCCCATTTACAAATACGAAGAGTTCAAGCGCCTCAAAGCCGGCCTGCCGGCCTATGTCAAGGTCGAGGCCACGGAATTCACCGGCGCGATTGAACGGTTGAGCGCAACGACGACGCCCGACCGCTGGGGCCGGGACAGCAATTACGCGTTCGTCCGCTTCAAAGGAAACGGTTCGCTCGGCCTCCTTGGCTTGAACGCCGACGTGCGCCTGGCGTTGCCGCCGCCGGAAGAGCGGCCCACCAAAGTCACCACGTTGTTCAACGCGCTCACCGGTCGCGGCGCGGACGACGCGAAGTCACGAACGGCATCGGTCACCACCGGTTGGATGCTGATCGGGTTTGCCAAGGTCGTCGGTTGCGCGGCCATGCTCGTGACCTTGACGCTGCTGGCGTCGGCCCTGTTCCGAAGCGCTCTCATCGCGATCCTCAGCGTGATCGGGCTCTACCACATCTCGAATCTGTTGTTTGATTTTGCGGGTTTGCCTGATCTCTCTTACCTGGAAATGGTCCGGAACATGGACAAAGTTTTGGGCGGCATCGCGAGTCCGGTCGATGAATTGACCAGCCTGGCCTGGCTGTTCGGAATCGCGACCGTGTTTGGAATTATGGCGATGTCTGTTTTCATCTCCCGCGATCCCATGCGATGA
- a CDS encoding ABC transporter ATP-binding protein: MNDAIVFERITKIYEGRQIAVADISFRLPANSTIGLLGANGSGKSTILRLALGLITPSAGSIQVFGQRMHPGARTIRQRVGFLADDPAFPKDLTAISYLRFVGQCFGLGREELKARLGTLLRAVGLMDDAGRKIGTFSTGMKTRLGVAASLMNDPELLVWDEPTAGLDPISRRQTLELLETFRGKKTVILSSHILGDIDRVCDRLLVLNQGQLLFDGPRVDLENLLPESVLEIRVSGGVGRFRAAVRARLGWTDLGRDEDRMRIELNGHDSVGNVVSSLLALAKETETVVDGINSTGRRLEDAYLKLITEDEFRGFLRASK; the protein is encoded by the coding sequence ATGAACGACGCGATCGTTTTTGAACGGATCACCAAGATTTACGAAGGCCGCCAAATCGCGGTCGCGGATATTTCCTTTCGTTTGCCCGCCAACTCCACCATCGGGCTTCTCGGCGCGAACGGTTCCGGGAAATCCACGATCTTGCGTCTGGCGCTGGGTCTCATCACTCCGAGCGCCGGTTCGATCCAGGTTTTCGGCCAGCGGATGCATCCGGGCGCGCGGACCATTCGCCAGCGCGTCGGATTCCTCGCGGACGATCCGGCTTTTCCGAAGGACCTCACCGCGATCAGCTATCTGCGTTTCGTCGGCCAATGTTTCGGCCTGGGCCGCGAAGAACTGAAAGCCCGCCTGGGAACGCTTTTGCGGGCGGTCGGACTCATGGACGACGCCGGGCGCAAGATCGGCACGTTCTCCACCGGCATGAAGACGCGTCTCGGTGTGGCGGCGTCGCTCATGAACGACCCCGAACTGCTCGTGTGGGACGAACCCACGGCGGGATTGGATCCCATCAGCCGCCGGCAAACTTTGGAGTTGCTCGAAACATTTCGCGGCAAAAAGACCGTCATTCTCAGTTCCCATATCCTGGGGGACATCGATCGGGTTTGCGACCGCTTGCTGGTGCTGAACCAAGGTCAACTCTTGTTCGACGGACCTCGCGTTGATCTGGAGAATCTGCTTCCGGAAAGCGTGCTGGAGATTCGGGTCTCCGGTGGTGTGGGCCGGTTCCGGGCCGCGGTCCGCGCTCGATTGGGATGGACGGATCTGGGACGGGACGAGGACCGCATGCGAATCGAGTTGAACGGCCATGACTCCGTTGGGAATGTGGTCTCGTCGCTGTTGGCTCTGGCCAAAGAGACCGAGACCGTGGTTGATGGGATCAATTCCACCGGCCGGCGGCTCGAAGATGCTTATCTGAAACTCATCACTGAAGACGAATTCCGTGGCTTCCTCCGTGCTTCAAAGTAG
- a CDS encoding formylglycine-generating enzyme family protein, with protein sequence MITTAQTETPASAPGIGTGILETVFNLKRPSDTDLLLLRSGEKLTGAIVNPSFQFRTAYADLELPAGLLAGIDFEGALTCQEVIVTANGNRLSGFLQPPTLVIRLENGSQVETRREKVSKAIFRIQRDYPPVDPRSRLIRLRNGDVLSGSLITALEFVDANHARAPFQFSDIETVTLAPGEIPRVTARLRNGESWQGRLGSDDIDLQLDLGPRVQIYHGRIDVIDGRAESLADLRSGKDAFHRVPDIAIDRPGKIRDGVESVLTKSTERANSHKADSLGAGSPSRSSHNQAKDRDGLVWIPPGTFMLGSPPEEADRGLDEGPQVKATIDHGFWMGQCEVTQAQFRAVIGINPSHFTGDTNRPVEKVSWQDALEYCARLTAAEHAAGKLPEGHAYRLPTEAEWEYACRAGTTTRFSYGDDIGYSQLGSHAWFTGNSGSTTNPVGTRRPNPWGLYDMHGNVWEWCLDHWAGGSATEGPDEGRNEQGSLRTARGGSWLYDGRFCRSANRDDYFKSSRCSDLGFRVVLAPLRP encoded by the coding sequence ATGATCACCACTGCGCAGACCGAGACGCCGGCGAGCGCGCCCGGCATTGGCACTGGAATTCTTGAAACGGTCTTTAACCTGAAACGGCCAAGCGACACCGATCTGCTCTTGCTGCGAAGTGGAGAGAAGTTGACCGGAGCGATCGTGAACCCGTCGTTCCAATTCAGAACCGCCTACGCAGACCTGGAGTTACCGGCCGGCCTGTTGGCCGGAATTGATTTCGAAGGGGCACTAACCTGCCAGGAAGTGATTGTCACGGCCAACGGCAATCGCCTCTCCGGTTTCCTGCAACCGCCGACATTGGTGATTCGCCTGGAGAACGGCTCGCAAGTCGAGACGCGCCGGGAAAAGGTTTCAAAAGCGATTTTTCGAATTCAGCGCGACTACCCGCCAGTGGATCCGCGGTCACGATTGATCCGCCTGCGCAACGGCGATGTTCTCAGCGGATCGCTGATCACGGCTCTAGAGTTCGTGGATGCGAATCACGCGAGAGCGCCGTTCCAATTCAGCGACATCGAAACCGTCACCCTGGCGCCAGGCGAAATTCCACGCGTGACCGCGCGCTTGCGCAACGGCGAGTCGTGGCAGGGCAGGCTCGGCAGCGACGATATCGATCTTCAGCTTGATCTGGGCCCGCGCGTCCAAATCTATCACGGCCGGATTGATGTGATCGATGGCCGTGCGGAGTCTTTGGCCGACCTGCGCTCAGGTAAGGACGCGTTCCACCGCGTCCCTGATATCGCCATCGACCGGCCCGGTAAAATCAGGGACGGAGTGGAATCCGTCCTTACCAAATCCACGGAGAGAGCCAATTCACATAAGGCCGACTCGCTCGGTGCCGGCAGCCCAAGCCGCTCAAGCCACAACCAGGCGAAGGACCGCGACGGTTTGGTGTGGATTCCTCCCGGCACATTCATGCTGGGCAGCCCGCCGGAAGAAGCGGATCGCGGCCTGGACGAAGGACCGCAAGTCAAAGCCACGATTGATCACGGCTTCTGGATGGGCCAATGCGAAGTGACGCAAGCGCAGTTTCGCGCCGTGATTGGCATCAATCCGAGTCATTTCACCGGCGACACCAATCGGCCGGTGGAGAAAGTCAGTTGGCAGGACGCGCTGGAATATTGCGCCCGGCTCACGGCTGCCGAACACGCCGCGGGCAAGTTGCCCGAAGGTCATGCGTACCGGCTGCCGACCGAGGCGGAGTGGGAATACGCGTGCCGCGCCGGGACCACGACGCGCTTCAGTTACGGAGACGACATCGGCTATTCGCAATTGGGATCGCACGCGTGGTTCACGGGCAACAGCGGGTCCACCACGAACCCGGTCGGCACGCGGCGGCCCAATCCCTGGGGCCTTTACGACATGCACGGCAATGTCTGGGAATGGTGCCTGGACCACTGGGCTGGCGGGAGCGCAACCGAAGGACCGGACGAAGGCCGCAACGAGCAAGGCTCGCTGCGCACGGCGCGGGGAGGGTCGTGGTTGTATGATGGCCGTTTCTGCCGTTCGGCCAACCGCGATGATTATTTCAAGTCGAGCCGTTGCAGCGACCTTGGTTTTCGCGTCGTGCTGGCGCCGTTGCGTCCGT
- a CDS encoding Abi family protein has translation MRRVANRRQGRSVLRLPLSLHSPWESRPVPQAYEHSPVFRNPHRHAGALARLDGELQRSDEVFVSPYRNEYQMRRPPIWAVCEVMSFGLLSTPGRQVKSRQENRVIQSIR, from the coding sequence CTGCGTCGGGTTGCGAATAGAAGGCAGGGCAGGTCAGTTCTCCGCCTACCGCTTTCCCTTCACTCTCCCTGGGAATCCCGACCAGTTCCGCAGGCGTACGAGCACTCCCCTGTGTTCCGCAATCCGCACCGCCACGCCGGCGCGCTGGCCCGCTTGGACGGAGAATTGCAGCGCAGCGACGAAGTCTTTGTCAGCCCCTACCGGAACGAATACCAGATGCGGCGTCCTCCCATCTGGGCCGTCTGCGAGGTTATGTCATTTGGACTCCTCAGCACTCCTGGCCGCCAAGTGAAATCTCGACAAGAGAATAGAGTAATTCAATCAATCCGCTGA
- a CDS encoding aldo/keto reductase: MKRRSFLKVAGAAAGAAAVSLDSVVGLSAAAPVIADRSGMPRRALGRTGLKVSIVGFPGFSLKQESQEKCTAAVHQAFGRGVNYFDVAPAYANGECETKLGVALQGLDRTTYHLAYKTKMRDGGGCRAELERSLQRLKTEYFDVYQLHHLVQPADAKKALAPGGAIEAILKWPRSKVKFGSSGFPRTRRKPRWKRCGAFRSTR; the protein is encoded by the coding sequence ATGAAACGCAGATCATTCCTGAAAGTGGCGGGCGCTGCGGCAGGTGCGGCAGCCGTCAGTTTGGATTCGGTCGTCGGCTTGAGCGCGGCGGCGCCGGTCATCGCGGACCGCAGCGGTATGCCAAGACGCGCGTTGGGGCGCACTGGCTTGAAGGTGTCGATCGTCGGCTTTCCGGGCTTCAGCTTGAAACAAGAAAGCCAGGAGAAATGCACCGCCGCTGTGCACCAGGCCTTCGGACGCGGTGTGAATTATTTCGATGTTGCGCCCGCCTACGCCAACGGCGAATGCGAAACCAAACTGGGCGTTGCGCTGCAGGGACTCGACCGGACCACTTATCATCTCGCCTACAAAACCAAGATGCGCGACGGCGGCGGTTGCCGCGCCGAACTGGAGCGTTCGTTACAGCGGCTCAAGACCGAATACTTCGATGTTTATCAGTTGCACCACCTCGTGCAGCCGGCCGACGCGAAGAAAGCGCTGGCTCCAGGCGGGGCGATCGAGGCCATTCTCAAATGGCCAAGGAGCAAGGTAAAGTTCGGTTCATCGGGTTTTCCGCGCACACGACGAAAGCCGCGGTGGAAGCGCTGCGGAGCTTTCCGTTCGACGCGGTGA